TCGGCGTCCGCCATCTCTTTCTCCTTTCGATTCGACAAGATCAATTCATCACGAAGCCGCCGTTGACCGGCAGCAGTTGGCCGGTCACGAAGCGCGCGGCGTCGGACAACAGGAACAGCACCGGCCCGGTAACGTCGTCGGGCACTTGCGCGCGCGTGAGCGCGCGGCCTTGCAGGTAATACTGGTGACGCTCGGCGGGCACATACGCGGTCGCTTCGACTTCGGTCAGGCCCGGCGCGATCGCGTTGACCGTCACCTGGTGTGCGCCGAATTCACGCGCCAGCGAGCGGGTCATCGAAATCACCGCGCCCTTGCTGGCGACATAGGCGAGCAGTTTCGGCGCGCCCCACATCGCCGTATCCGAGGCGATATTGACGATGCTGCCGCGGCCCGAATCGCGCAGATAAGGCAGCGCGGCGGTGCTCATCAGCCAGGTGCCGCGCACGTTGACGTTCATCACGGCGTCCCACGTCTCGACAGACAACTCGTCGGCGAACTTGCCGCCGGAGTTGGTGATGGCCGCGTTGTTGATTAGTGCGTCGATGCCACCGAGTTGCGCCGCGCCTTGTTGCGCGAATTGCTTGATGCTCGCGGGGTCGGCGAGATCGAGCGGCATATAGGTGAGCGCATGGCCTTGTTCCGCGAGCGACGCGGCGAGCGCACGGCCTTCGTCATGCAACACGTCGCCGAACACCACCTGCGCGCCGGCTTGCACCAGTGCGCGGACGAACGCCGCGCCGAGACCACGCGCGCCGCCCGTCACGAGGACGCGCCGGCCGTTGAGCGCTGCGGGCGCGTCGTTATGCATGGCTGTGACCTGCTTCTGCCGAGGCCGGCGTGGCGCTGGCCGCTTGAGCGCGATGCGCGTCCAGATCGGCGAAATGCTGTTGCGCACGCTGGCGCAACATGCGGCGCACCCGCGTCATGCCGACGTCGTGCTGATACAGAAATTCGTGATCGCGCGCATTCGGCGCCATGCTTTCCAGCACGTAGCGGTCTTGCTCGAGCACGGCCCAGTGCAGCCCTTCCAGACGGTTGCGATACATGAAACGCCACGCGTCGCGCTGCCAGCCTTGCACCTTGCGGGTACGCCAGAAATAGACCTGGCAATTGTCTTCGTCGACGGGAACGGCGAAGCCGATGATCCCGAAGTTGCCGCCCGGTCCGAACTTCTTCTTGTACGGAATCGCAAGGCGCATCCACAGGCAGCCGGTTTCGCCGAGTTCCACCCAGTCGAAATTCACGTCGCGCTGGCCGACCTTTTCGAATATCAGTCCGGTTTCGGTCTTGCGCACGCGCATGTCGGCCTGCTTGTCGCCTTCGGCCATGGAGTGCGAGGTCGCGTGCAGATACGCGCCGTGCATCGGGTCCATTACGTTGTCGATCGCGTACTGGTAATTGCACTTCCAGTGCGACATGCAGAGGAAGCTCGCGTATTGCTCGCCGACCAGTTCTTCCGGCAGCACGAGCGGCGCGGGTTCTTTGTGCGCGTCGTCGCCGAACCACAGGAAGATTGCGCCGGCATGCTCTTCGACCGGGTACGACTTCACACACTTCTGGCCTTCCAGCGGGCAGTTCGACACCGCCGGCACCTTGGTGACCGTGCCGCCGCCGTCGACTTCAATGCCGTGATACCAGCACGCGACGCTGCCGCCGAGATTCCAGCCGAGCGACAGACGCGCGCCGCGATGCGGGCAGCGGTCTTCGAGCGCGCGGACTTTGCCTTCCTTGTCGCGCCACAGCACGATCTGGTCGCCCAGCCGCGTGATGCCGACCGGCGCGTCGCCGACTTGCCAGCTGGGCGCGACGGGATACCAGTAGTTACGCAGGCCCTTGTTCAGATAGGACTGGATCGGATCGGCCGCGCTTTGCGTTGGATTGGGGGACGTCATGAAGAGACTCCGGATACGGATGCGATGAAACGTGTTCGGGAAAGCGCGCTTATTCGGCGAGCAGGCGGAATTCGGCGGCGAGTCGGTCGGCGTCCCACGTATTGCCTTCCGGAGTGCGGAAGCCGACGCGGTTCAAGCCGTCGACCACTTCCTGCAACTCCATGGCGCCCGCTTCGAACACTTTTTCGAGCGCGTCGCCGAAGTCGTTTTCGTACTGCGTCGGCTCGGCCTTGCGCGTTTGCCAGATGAAGTTTTCGCTCTCGCCCGGTTTCTCGATCACGCCCTTGCCGGCCACATTGTTCGGCTGCGGCGCGAGCCAGGGCTTCAGGAAGGGATTGAAGTTCACGATTTGCTCTCGCATGTCATTCCACCTTGATCTGGATTTCTTCGCCGGCGAGACGTACCGAGTACATCTTCAGGTCGCGGCCACCGGGCTCTTTCAGGCATTTGCCGGTCGGGATATGGAACACGGCTTCGTGCAGCGGGCACTCGACGGTGTCGCCGTCGATAAAGCCCTGCGTCAGCAGCGCGTACGCATGGGGGCAGACGTTTTCCAGCGCGTACAGCGCATCGCCCACCTTGTAGATGCCGATTTCCGTGCCGTCGAGCTTGAACTCGAGCGGCGCGTCATCGGACAGGTCGCCGGCATGGCCGGCGCAGCGCCATTGTTCAGTCATTTCTCGCCTTCTCCTGAAGCCTGATGTTCCATATAAGGAACATCAGTTCGTGTATGGATAATTATAGGAGCGGCGTCGAGGAGAAAAAATAAAAATCTGGATGCGTAGGGGAAAACACCGAGTGTGGCGCCGCCAACACAGCGTTGCGTGAACCGACGTGAACGCGCGTGGCTCTCGGCAAGCCTTGATGGGCTTAGGCCGGAGCAACATTTTCAGACGAAGCCGGCGGCCCTCATGCGGGTTTGTACGGGGTCCGAAAATTTATTTTGACCACGTCTAGAGTCACTATAATTTTCCATAGGCGATACACACGCCCATAGGTGGAACATAAAGCGCGACAGTTTTGGCACATAAACCCAAAACTGCACTCAACCCCAATGCAAGGATCAGGGACGACGAATCCGGCGAGAGCCATCCGTCGTGTGATCAGGAGAACCAACGGTGAAGCACATCATTGCGGCCGGCTTAACGGCAATCTGCGCAACGACAGGCGCATGGGCGCAGAGCAGTGTGACGCTATACGGCAGCCTGGATGCCGGTATTGCGTATGTCAGCAATGTAGGTGGCCATTCGAAGTGGATGGAAGAACAGGGCAACATGCAGCCGGACCGCTGGGGCCTGAAGGGTGTGGAAGATCTGGGCGGCGGCCTGAAAACGGTCTTCCAGCTGGAAAACGGCTTTTATACGAACACTGGCGCGTTTGCCAAATCCGGCGTGCTGTTTAATCGCCAGGCGTTTGTCGGCCTGAGCTCGGACGCGATCGGCACGGTGACGTTCGGTCATCAGACGCCGTTCAGCTTCGACGTGCTGGGTCCCCTGAGCACCGCCTATCTGGCCGCGAGCTGGTACGCGTTTCACCCGGGCAATATCGACGAACTCGCCGACACGGGCGTAGTCCCGTTCGACAACTCGATGAAATTCCGCTCGGCGAGTTTCGGCGGTTTCCAGGTCGGCGCGATGATGGGTCTTGGCAACACGACCAACTTCTCGACCGGCAAGACACTGAGCTTCGCGCTTAGCTATGCGAACGGTCCGTTCAAGGCCGGCGCGACGTATGCGAACGAGCACAACCGCACGCCGTCCATCGTCACCACGGGCATTACCAACTTCCAGGGCGTGGCGGCGGCCAACTACACCGCGGACAAGGTCGAAAACATGGGGGCAGGCGCGTCATACCAGTTCGGCAAGCTGCTGGTGCACGGTCTGTACACGCGCGTGAAGCTGGAGTCGGGCGGACATTCGGACACGTATCAGAGCTACGACGTCGGCGCGAACTATCAGTTCACGCCGTTCAACACCGTCGCCGGCGGCGCTGCCACGACGACGCTGGCGGGACACCGCTGGACGCAGTTCGAAATCGGCGATATTTACGCGCTGTCGAAGTCGACACAGCTGTACGTGAATGCGCTGTACGAACGCGCGGGCTCGAACACGGATGCGGCGTTCTTTACGGCGGGTGTGTCGAGCGGCCGGAATCAGACGATCATCCTGACCGGCATCCATCACTCGTTCTGATGGTTGGATAAGCTTGTGAAGCAGGCAGTCCGGCCGCGAACGCGGCCGGACTTGCACCGAAGTCAATGCCGAAACAGAAGCCTGATCAGCTCGCCGCCACGGGTTTGCGGCGCGCCTCTATCGCGGTCGGGTCGTCCGGACGCGGCCGATAGCTGAGTCGCTCGGACAGTTCGAGCGCCGCCTGGCAAACCGCAATGATGAGCGGCTCGCGTTCTTCGGCCTCGCCGATATCCGAACGCGGAATGGTGACGGTCAACGCGGCGGCGATCTTGCCGCTCTGGTCGCGCACCGGTGCGCTCACCACCGAAATGCCCCGTTCGAACGACGCTTCGCTTACCGCATAACCGAGCGCCGCGCTTTCGCGCACTCTGTCATACAGTTCTTCCACGGTGGCCGGCGTGCGTTCGGTGAAACGCTCGAGTTGCGGATCGGGATACAACTGGCGCAACTCCTCGAAGCTCAGATCGCCCATCAGCACCTGACCGTGCACCGTCGCATGAGCCGGCAAACGCGTGCCGACATGAACCTTTACCGAACTGAACATGGGCGCATGGGTTTGCGCCTTGGCGACGAACACCACGTCGCGCTGATCGCGGATCAGCAGATGCGTGCTCAGACCCGTGGCGTCGCGCAGGCGTTCGAGAATCGGCGTGCCGACATCGGTCAATTCGAGCGAGCTCAGATATTCGAAGCCGAGCCTCAACACCGCGACGCTCAGGCGGAAATAGCGGTCACCGTTGACGCGTTCCAGAAAGCCGAGCGCTTCGAGTGTCTGCAATAGACGGAACGTGGTGGTACGCGGAATGCCGATCCGCTTGGACAACTCGGGCGCGCCGAGCACCGGCTCGCGCGCGCTGAATTCCGCGAGAATACGCAGGCCGCGTTCGAGGCCCGGCACGAGATACGTCGATCCGCCGGCGCTGTCGTCGTCGCTGGAATATGGGGACCCGGCGCTGTCTACCCGGGTCGACAACGCCGCGTCGTCCTGTGAAATCGAGGCCGCCGCACCGCGTGGCTTTGCGTGCTTGCGTCCCGCTCCTGTCTGCTCTTCTTTTGCCATCTTGGCTGCCGTTTCTGCTGTTCATCAAGGTCAGATCAACATGATAGCGCGTGCCGCCGGGCGCCTTCACTCCGTGCGTCGTGTCGTGCGTCGTGTCGTGCGTCGTGTCGTGCGCCGTGTCGTGCGCCGTGTCGTGCGCCGTGTCGTGGTTAACCATGCCATTTGCCGCACCGCCACCATTTCGCGCGGTGCTATGCTTCGAAACGGTCCACTGCGCGAGGCCGCACGGCCGCGCAATCGCTCCGCTCAAGCGTTCGGAGGCCGCACCCATGTCCGATTCCATTCAGATTCAGGTTGCCGACTCACACCTTTATCCGGGCTGCGCGGTGCGCATCGCGCATTTGCCCGAGCCGGCCCGTGCGGCGGTGGCCGTCGTCGAATTCGCCGACGGTTCCGGTGCCAACGCCACCTGCCATCGGCGAACGCTCGACGAACTCGAACTGATGGTGGACCGCTATGCCACGCAAAAGCGTCACCCCGTCGACACCCGGCATTGGCTTCTGCTTGCCGTGGACGCCACGCATAACAGTTGGCGTGTAAAGCGCCGCCTGCCCTAGCCTGCATCATCCGCCCGCTTCAAATCTTCACCTGGCGCCGAGCACATGCCGCGCCGCGCGGAGCTTGAGCGCCCGTCACAGCCTCTTCGACACCTAGCGATGACCGATCACGACTCCACCCTGCCGCCGAACGCCAGCAACGCCGACAACGCTCCCGACGCGCCGCTCGACCCCGACCGCCGGCGGCTCCTGACCGGCCTCGCGGCGGTCGGTCTCGGACTGGCGCTCACCGGCTGCAAAACCGACCAGAGCCTGTTCAGCAACGGCGCGCCGCGCAGCGCCGCCGACATGCGCCTCGACGCGGCGCTGCACGACCAGGTCAAGCACATCGTGGTGATCTACGCGGAGAACCGCAGCTTCGCGAACCTGTACGGCAACTTCCCCGGCGTCCAGCATCCGCTCGACGCCGTGAGCGCCGAGCGTTCTCTGCAACTCGACCGCGACGGCCGAACGCCGCTGCCGCGCTTGCCGGCCATCTGGGGCGGCCTCGTGCCGCAGGCGCAGGAAGTGGACGGCAAACGCTACATGATCGGCCAGAAGGATATCGTCAACCTGCACAACCGTCCGTTCCATCTCGCCGACGCGCAGGGTGCGCCGCTGCCCACCGGCGTGATTACACGCGACCTCGTGCACCGCTTCTATCAGAATCAGATGCAGATCAACGCCGGCCGCAACAACCAGTTCGCCGCGTGGGGCGATTCCGGGGGCCTCGTGATGGGGCACTACCGCAATTCCGCCGACACGCTTCGTCTTTGGAACCTCGCGCAGCAGTACACGCTGTGCGACAACTTCTTCATGGCGGCCTTCGGCGGCTCATGGCTGAACCACATCTTTCTGATTTCGGCGCAGGCACCGTTTTATCCCGACATTCAGAACAGCCCGGCGAAGAAGATGGTGTCGGTGGTCGAAGGCGACGATCCGACCGGCACGCGGCTGAAGCAGGCGGAAGACTCGCCCGCCTCCGCGCTCGACGGCCCGCCGAAGTTCGTCAACGACGGCGCGTTCACCGCCGACGGCTATGCCGTCAACACCATGGCGCCGCCGTATCAGCCGAGCAACGTGCGTCCGGCCGAAGGCGGCAATCCCGCCTTCGCGGACCAGTCGAATCCGCGTGTGCTGCCGCCGCAGCACTACGCGACGATCGGCGACCGGCTGACGGAAAAAGATGTCGACTGGGCGTGGTACAGCGGCGCATGGCAGTACGCGTTGGAGCATCAGGACACCGGCGCGGTGCCCGACTTCCAGTATCACCACCAGCCGTTCAACTATTTCGCCAATTACGCGCCGGGCACAGTGGCACGGCGCAGGTATCTGCGCGATGCGGGTCTCGGCAACGACGCGTCGACCAACCGTCTGATCGCGGATATCGACGCGGGCCGCTTGCCCACGGTCACGTTCTACAAGCCGCAAGGCGATCTGAACATGCACGCGGGTTACGCGGACGTCGAATCGGGTGACCGTCACATCGCCACAGTCATCGAGCATATTCAACGCGGCCCGCAGTGGGCCAATGCGGTCGTGATCGTCACCGTCGACGAAAACGGCGGCTGGTGGGATCCGGTTTCTCCGCCGAAGGGCGACCGCTGGGGTCCGGGCTCACGGATTCCCGCATTGGTGGTGTCGCCGCTGGCGAAGAAGGGTTATGTCGACCACACGGTGTACGACACCAATTCGATTCTTCGCCTGATCAGCCGCGTGCATGGGCTCGCGCCGCTCGACGGCGTAGCGGCGCGCGATCGGGCATTCGCCAGCAACGGGCTCGCGCCGTTAGGAGATTTGACGGGCACGCTGGATCTGGCTTAAAAGTTTGAGCGTTGAAACGCCTGGCGCCGCGCCGCGGGCGTTTCAGCGCACGTCATTGCGATTGCGCCTGCGCGGCGCCATGCAGTTTGGCGATTACCGCATCTGAAATCTGCCGGGCCGTCCTGTTGATCGTTTTCTTCTCGTCGCCGCTCGCCATCACGAACCTGGCGGCGATCACGTACGGATTCAGTTTGATGGCGGCGCCCGGCATGCCTTTGCTGTCGGCTTCGTCGACGGCCTGATAGAGCGGCGGCAAGTCAGCCGCGCTGAGGCTGTCGCACGACACCGCCACCTGGATCTCGGTCTGGCCGGCACCGAGACCCACCATCGCACGCCTAAGGCGATTGCCGTCGTCGACGCTCAGAAACACGCCGCGCACTTGCCAACCGACCGTCGGCAACGGCTGACCCGGCGCATTACGACGCGCGTCGACGCCAGCCTTTCTCAGATCGTCCGTCAGCGCGTCCGCCATTTCGTCCACGATGTGTTTGGCATGGTCCTGCGGATTCCTGTCCTGTCCCATCGGTCCCGGTCCGCCCGGCAGCAAACCGCGCAGCCGGCGCACGCGTTGGCCTGGTCCGCTGTCCGGCGTCACGTTCGCGACGTCCAGGTCGAAATCGGCCACGTAGACGATCGGCGCCGACGCGGCGAGCAGTGCACTATCCGCCGCGGCGCTGACGGCGGCCACCGCGCTCAGGCATCCCGCCATCAGCATGTTTTGCAGAAATCGATGCGGCACGGCGTGCCTCCACGAGTTTCGACAGGACGCGGCTATCGTACAACCGGGCAATGGCGCGTGCGTTTTTTTCGTGCCCGATCCTCATAGGTTTTGCCTTGCATAACACTCGTTGCGACATAGACTGATAAAGCACAACTTCGCAATTTGTACGGAACCCGCCATGCGACTGACCATCCTCATCAACGGTTCCGATCCCACCGTCAACCACGACT
Above is a genomic segment from Paraburkholderia aromaticivorans containing:
- a CDS encoding SDR family oxidoreductase, with translation MHNDAPAALNGRRVLVTGGARGLGAAFVRALVQAGAQVVFGDVLHDEGRALAASLAEQGHALTYMPLDLADPASIKQFAQQGAAQLGGIDALINNAAITNSGGKFADELSVETWDAVMNVNVRGTWLMSTAALPYLRDSGRGSIVNIASDTAMWGAPKLLAYVASKGAVISMTRSLAREFGAHQVTVNAIAPGLTEVEATAYVPAERHQYYLQGRALTRAQVPDDVTGPVLFLLSDAARFVTGQLLPVNGGFVMN
- a CDS encoding porin, whose amino-acid sequence is MKHIIAAGLTAICATTGAWAQSSVTLYGSLDAGIAYVSNVGGHSKWMEEQGNMQPDRWGLKGVEDLGGGLKTVFQLENGFYTNTGAFAKSGVLFNRQAFVGLSSDAIGTVTFGHQTPFSFDVLGPLSTAYLAASWYAFHPGNIDELADTGVVPFDNSMKFRSASFGGFQVGAMMGLGNTTNFSTGKTLSFALSYANGPFKAGATYANEHNRTPSIVTTGITNFQGVAAANYTADKVENMGAGASYQFGKLLVHGLYTRVKLESGGHSDTYQSYDVGANYQFTPFNTVAGGAATTTLAGHRWTQFEIGDIYALSKSTQLYVNALYERAGSNTDAAFFTAGVSSGRNQTIILTGIHHSF
- a CDS encoding acid phosphatase produces the protein MTDHDSTLPPNASNADNAPDAPLDPDRRRLLTGLAAVGLGLALTGCKTDQSLFSNGAPRSAADMRLDAALHDQVKHIVVIYAENRSFANLYGNFPGVQHPLDAVSAERSLQLDRDGRTPLPRLPAIWGGLVPQAQEVDGKRYMIGQKDIVNLHNRPFHLADAQGAPLPTGVITRDLVHRFYQNQMQINAGRNNQFAAWGDSGGLVMGHYRNSADTLRLWNLAQQYTLCDNFFMAAFGGSWLNHIFLISAQAPFYPDIQNSPAKKMVSVVEGDDPTGTRLKQAEDSPASALDGPPKFVNDGAFTADGYAVNTMAPPYQPSNVRPAEGGNPAFADQSNPRVLPPQHYATIGDRLTEKDVDWAWYSGAWQYALEHQDTGAVPDFQYHHQPFNYFANYAPGTVARRRYLRDAGLGNDASTNRLIADIDAGRLPTVTFYKPQGDLNMHAGYADVESGDRHIATVIEHIQRGPQWANAVVIVTVDENGGWWDPVSPPKGDRWGPGSRIPALVVSPLAKKGYVDHTVYDTNSILRLISRVHGLAPLDGVAARDRAFASNGLAPLGDLTGTLDLA
- a CDS encoding recombinase-like helix-turn-helix domain-containing protein; the encoded protein is MREQIVNFNPFLKPWLAPQPNNVAGKGVIEKPGESENFIWQTRKAEPTQYENDFGDALEKVFEAGAMELQEVVDGLNRVGFRTPEGNTWDADRLAAEFRLLAE
- a CDS encoding non-heme iron oxygenase ferredoxin subunit translates to MTEQWRCAGHAGDLSDDAPLEFKLDGTEIGIYKVGDALYALENVCPHAYALLTQGFIDGDTVECPLHEAVFHIPTGKCLKEPGGRDLKMYSVRLAGEEIQIKVE
- a CDS encoding DUF4410 domain-containing protein, producing MPHRFLQNMLMAGCLSAVAAVSAAADSALLAASAPIVYVADFDLDVANVTPDSGPGQRVRRLRGLLPGGPGPMGQDRNPQDHAKHIVDEMADALTDDLRKAGVDARRNAPGQPLPTVGWQVRGVFLSVDDGNRLRRAMVGLGAGQTEIQVAVSCDSLSAADLPPLYQAVDEADSKGMPGAAIKLNPYVIAARFVMASGDEKKTINRTARQISDAVIAKLHGAAQAQSQ
- a CDS encoding aromatic ring-hydroxylating oxygenase subunit alpha, which encodes MTSPNPTQSAADPIQSYLNKGLRNYWYPVAPSWQVGDAPVGITRLGDQIVLWRDKEGKVRALEDRCPHRGARLSLGWNLGGSVACWYHGIEVDGGGTVTKVPAVSNCPLEGQKCVKSYPVEEHAGAIFLWFGDDAHKEPAPLVLPEELVGEQYASFLCMSHWKCNYQYAIDNVMDPMHGAYLHATSHSMAEGDKQADMRVRKTETGLIFEKVGQRDVNFDWVELGETGCLWMRLAIPYKKKFGPGGNFGIIGFAVPVDEDNCQVYFWRTRKVQGWQRDAWRFMYRNRLEGLHWAVLEQDRYVLESMAPNARDHEFLYQHDVGMTRVRRMLRQRAQQHFADLDAHRAQAASATPASAEAGHSHA
- a CDS encoding IclR family transcriptional regulator; amino-acid sequence: MAKEEQTGAGRKHAKPRGAAASISQDDAALSTRVDSAGSPYSSDDDSAGGSTYLVPGLERGLRILAEFSAREPVLGAPELSKRIGIPRTTTFRLLQTLEALGFLERVNGDRYFRLSVAVLRLGFEYLSSLELTDVGTPILERLRDATGLSTHLLIRDQRDVVFVAKAQTHAPMFSSVKVHVGTRLPAHATVHGQVLMGDLSFEELRQLYPDPQLERFTERTPATVEELYDRVRESAALGYAVSEASFERGISVVSAPVRDQSGKIAAALTVTIPRSDIGEAEEREPLIIAVCQAALELSERLSYRPRPDDPTAIEARRKPVAAS